The Sphingobium sp. JS3065 genome includes a region encoding these proteins:
- the bglX gene encoding beta-glucosidase BglX, with protein MTIDRRAVLTAALAGILTLPLPRRAFAASEVERVDDLIARMTIEEKAGQMTCLADSFRPYNPPNPQVGIQNERDLAGEIRKGRVGCLFNGIGVAGARRAQDIALKQSRLGIPLLFAGDVIHGLKTIFPVTLGESASFDPSLAERIARAMAVEATAAGLHLTFAPMVDVARDQRWGRVVEGAGEDVTLGGLFAAARVRGFQGRDLRRDDSLLACPKHFAAYGAVAGGLEYGSVDISDETLRETHLPPFGSAFAAGALTTMAAFSEINGVPATADRDLLTDLLRGEMKFRGFVFSDYTADEELIAHGYAEDERDATRLAILAGVDMSMQSGLYIRHIPDLVKSGAVPMETVDVAVRRILYVKTAIGLFDNPYRSLDEEAEKTRIFTPAHRALAREAGARSIVLLQNNGILPLDPDKRQTIALIGPFGEDTMNVYGPWAFYGDKGKGVDIATGLRAAMPDPGKLRIAPGSGILTPIDGGVAQAVETAKAADVVILALGESQDMSGEAQSRTAIEIPVVQQALADAVAATGKPVIVLLRHGRALALHDGVANAQAILATWFLGSESGHAIADILFGKDNPSAKLPVSFPWESGQEPFFYDRKSTGRPVIDNRTEYRSRYATTDNSARFPFGHGLSYSDFALEDLKLSDTALRWDRAIEVTARLTNKGPRKGSEVVQLYIRDRVASRTRPIRELKRIQRVTLAPGESKTLRFSLSRADLQFVGAGSRIIAEPGAFDLWVGQSSVGGLKGSFTLYAEG; from the coding sequence ATGACCATCGACCGCCGCGCCGTCCTGACTGCCGCCCTTGCGGGCATCCTCACGCTCCCGCTCCCCCGCCGCGCCTTCGCGGCGAGCGAGGTGGAGCGGGTCGACGACCTCATCGCCCGCATGACCATAGAGGAGAAGGCGGGCCAGATGACCTGCCTGGCCGACAGTTTCCGGCCCTATAACCCGCCCAATCCGCAGGTCGGCATCCAGAATGAGAGGGATCTGGCGGGCGAAATCCGCAAGGGCCGTGTCGGCTGCCTGTTCAACGGCATCGGCGTGGCGGGCGCGCGGCGCGCCCAGGATATCGCGCTCAAACAAAGCCGTCTCGGCATCCCCCTGCTGTTCGCGGGAGACGTGATCCACGGCCTCAAGACCATCTTCCCCGTGACGTTGGGCGAATCGGCCAGTTTCGATCCGTCGCTGGCCGAACGCATCGCCCGCGCCATGGCGGTCGAGGCGACGGCGGCGGGCCTGCACCTGACCTTCGCGCCGATGGTCGACGTCGCCCGCGACCAGCGCTGGGGTCGGGTGGTCGAGGGGGCGGGGGAGGATGTCACGCTCGGCGGTCTGTTCGCTGCCGCCCGCGTGCGCGGCTTCCAGGGGCGCGACCTGCGCCGCGACGACAGCCTGCTCGCCTGTCCCAAGCATTTCGCGGCCTATGGCGCGGTCGCGGGCGGCCTCGAATATGGCAGCGTCGACATCAGCGACGAGACGCTGCGCGAAACCCATCTGCCCCCCTTCGGTTCGGCCTTCGCGGCGGGGGCGCTCACCACCATGGCCGCCTTCAGCGAGATCAACGGCGTCCCCGCCACCGCCGACCGCGACCTGCTCACCGACCTGCTGCGCGGCGAGATGAAGTTTCGCGGCTTCGTCTTCTCCGACTATACCGCCGACGAGGAATTGATCGCCCATGGCTATGCGGAGGATGAACGCGACGCCACCCGCCTAGCCATATTGGCGGGCGTCGACATGTCGATGCAGAGCGGGCTTTATATTCGCCACATCCCCGATCTGGTGAAGAGCGGCGCGGTGCCGATGGAGACGGTCGACGTCGCCGTCCGCCGCATCCTCTATGTGAAGACCGCTATCGGCCTGTTCGACAATCCCTATCGTTCACTCGATGAGGAAGCGGAAAAGACGCGCATCTTCACGCCAGCGCACCGCGCCCTCGCCCGCGAGGCCGGTGCCCGTTCCATCGTGCTGCTCCAGAATAACGGCATCCTGCCGCTCGATCCGGACAAGCGCCAGACCATCGCCCTCATCGGTCCCTTCGGCGAAGACACCATGAATGTCTATGGCCCCTGGGCCTTTTACGGCGACAAGGGCAAGGGCGTCGACATCGCCACCGGCCTGCGCGCCGCCATGCCGGACCCCGGCAAATTGCGCATCGCGCCGGGCAGCGGCATCCTGACCCCCATTGACGGCGGCGTCGCCCAGGCGGTGGAAACGGCGAAGGCGGCGGATGTCGTCATCCTCGCCCTGGGGGAATCGCAGGACATGTCGGGGGAGGCGCAATCGCGCACCGCCATAGAAATTCCCGTCGTGCAGCAGGCGCTGGCCGACGCCGTAGCCGCCACTGGCAAGCCCGTCATCGTCCTGCTGCGCCATGGCCGCGCCCTGGCGCTGCATGACGGCGTGGCGAATGCGCAGGCGATCCTCGCCACATGGTTCCTTGGATCGGAATCCGGCCATGCCATCGCCGACATCCTGTTCGGCAAGGACAATCCCTCCGCCAAGCTGCCGGTCAGCTTTCCCTGGGAATCCGGGCAGGAACCTTTCTTCTACGACCGCAAGTCGACCGGCCGCCCGGTGATCGACAATCGCACCGAATATCGTTCCCGCTACGCCACGACGGACAACAGCGCCCGTTTTCCCTTCGGCCATGGCCTCAGCTACAGCGATTTCGCGCTGGAGGATTTGAAGCTGTCCGACACGGCGCTCCGCTGGGACCGCGCCATCGAAGTCACCGCCCGCCTCACCAACAAGGGCCCCCGAAAGGGCAGCGAAGTGGTGCAGCTCTATATCCGCGACCGCGTGGCCAGCCGCACCCGTCCGATCCGCGAACTCAAACGCATCCAGCGCGTCACGCTGGCGCCGGGGGAGAGCAAGACGCTCCGCTTCTCCCTCTCCCGCGCCGACCTGCAATTTGTGGGGGCCGGGAGCAGGATCATCGCGGAGCCGGGCGCGTTCGACCTGTGGGTCGGCCAGTCGAGCGTGGGGGGATTGAAGGGGTCGTTCACCCTCTATGCGGAGGGGTAG
- a CDS encoding helix-turn-helix transcriptional regulator — MTDETETPVARHERLLRIRQVQDRVPLGRATIYKRMAAGTFPKPVELGGGIVAWRESEIETWIAGCQPQASKAA, encoded by the coding sequence ATGACTGACGAAACCGAAACCCCCGTCGCGCGCCACGAGCGCCTGCTGCGCATCCGTCAGGTGCAGGACCGCGTGCCCCTCGGCCGGGCGACCATCTACAAGCGGATGGCGGCTGGCACATTCCCGAAGCCGGTCGAGCTGGGCGGTGGTATCGTGGCGTGGCGCGAATCGGAAATCGAAACGTGGATCGCTGGCTGCCAGCCGCAGGCAAGCAAGGCAGCTTAG
- a CDS encoding ABC-F family ATP-binding cassette domain-containing protein, whose amino-acid sequence MLNLNGITVRLGGRTIIDRASAALPPRSRVGLIGRNGAGKSTLMKVMIGQLDPDEGSCDMPRDTRLGYIAQEAPSGNATPFDTVLAADKERAALMAEAEHTEDPDRLGHIYERLNAIDAYTAPARAARILVGLGFDEEMQGRPLDSYSGGWKMRVALASLLFSNPDLLLLDEPSNHLDLEATLWLENFLKAYRGTVVVISHERDLLNNVVDYILHLEGGKIMLYPGGYDAFERQRAERLAQQEAARAKQQAEREKLQDYVARNSARASTAKQAQSRAKALARMQPIAAAIEDPTLHFGFPSPPELRPPLITMDMASVGYNDTPVLRRVNLRIDPDDRLALLGRNGNGKTTLARLIAAQLKPMEGAMNASAKMNVGYFTQYQVEELDVTDTPLEHMTRVMKGATPAAVRGQLGRFGFSGERATQKVGSMSGGERARLALALITRDAPHLLILDEPTNHLDVDSREALVQALNDYSGAVVIVSHDRHMIELVADRLVLVDNGTAQPFDGSLEDYTDIILRKADGNGGNGGSGGDAPKADRKAEKRNAAQWREKQKAAKNAVSKAEREMAALNAERSRIDQALFDPKSVTGAEAKMTMTELMVKRADLEKKLEAAEEVWMEASAALEEI is encoded by the coding sequence ATGCTTAATCTGAACGGGATCACCGTGCGCCTCGGCGGCCGCACCATCATCGACCGCGCCAGCGCCGCGTTGCCGCCCCGCAGCCGCGTGGGCCTGATCGGCCGCAACGGCGCGGGCAAATCGACGCTGATGAAGGTGATGATCGGCCAGCTCGATCCCGATGAAGGCAGTTGCGACATGCCCCGCGACACGCGCCTGGGCTATATCGCGCAGGAGGCCCCATCGGGCAACGCCACCCCCTTCGACACCGTCCTCGCCGCCGACAAGGAACGCGCCGCGCTGATGGCGGAGGCGGAGCATACCGAAGACCCCGACCGCCTCGGCCATATCTACGAACGGCTGAACGCCATCGACGCCTACACCGCACCCGCCCGCGCCGCGCGCATCCTGGTGGGTCTCGGCTTCGACGAGGAGATGCAGGGCCGTCCGCTCGACAGCTATTCGGGCGGCTGGAAGATGCGCGTGGCGCTGGCCTCGCTGCTTTTCTCCAACCCCGACCTGCTGCTGCTCGACGAACCGTCGAACCATCTCGACCTTGAAGCGACGCTGTGGCTGGAGAATTTCCTGAAGGCCTATCGCGGCACCGTGGTCGTCATCAGCCATGAACGCGACCTGCTCAACAATGTGGTCGACTATATCCTCCATCTGGAGGGCGGGAAGATCATGCTCTATCCCGGCGGCTACGACGCCTTCGAGCGCCAGCGCGCCGAACGGCTCGCCCAGCAGGAGGCCGCCCGCGCCAAGCAGCAGGCGGAGCGGGAGAAGTTGCAGGACTATGTCGCCCGCAACTCGGCCCGCGCCTCCACCGCGAAGCAGGCCCAGTCCCGCGCCAAGGCGCTGGCGAGGATGCAGCCCATCGCCGCCGCCATCGAAGACCCCACGCTGCATTTCGGCTTTCCCAGCCCGCCCGAACTGCGCCCGCCGCTCATCACCATGGACATGGCGTCGGTCGGCTATAACGACACGCCGGTCCTGCGCCGGGTGAACCTGCGCATCGATCCGGACGACCGGCTGGCGCTGCTGGGCCGCAACGGCAATGGCAAGACCACGCTCGCCCGCCTGATCGCCGCCCAGCTAAAGCCGATGGAAGGCGCGATGAACGCCTCCGCCAAGATGAATGTCGGCTATTTCACCCAATATCAGGTGGAGGAACTGGACGTCACCGACACGCCGCTCGAACATATGACCCGGGTGATGAAGGGCGCCACCCCCGCCGCCGTCCGCGGCCAGCTTGGCCGCTTCGGCTTCTCCGGCGAGCGCGCCACGCAGAAGGTCGGCAGCATGTCCGGCGGGGAGAGGGCGCGGCTGGCGCTGGCGCTGATCACCCGCGACGCGCCGCATCTGCTGATCCTCGACGAGCCGACCAACCATCTGGACGTCGACAGCCGGGAGGCGCTGGTGCAGGCGCTCAACGACTATAGCGGCGCGGTGGTGATCGTATCCCACGACCGCCACATGATCGAACTGGTGGCCGACCGGCTGGTGCTGGTCGACAACGGCACCGCGCAGCCCTTCGACGGCAGCCTGGAGGATTATACCGACATCATCCTGCGCAAGGCCGACGGCAATGGCGGCAACGGCGGTTCAGGCGGCGACGCGCCCAAGGCCGACCGCAAGGCGGAAAAGCGCAACGCCGCGCAATGGCGCGAAAAGCAGAAGGCGGCGAAGAACGCCGTCAGCAAGGCCGAAAGGGAAATGGCGGCGCTGAACGCCGAACGCAGCCGCATCGACCAGGCGCTGTTCGACCCCAAATCCGTCACCGGGGCGGAGGCGAAGATGACCATGACCGAACTGATGGTGAAGCGCGCCGACCTGGAAAAGAAACTGGAAGCGGCGGAAGAAGTCTGGATGGAGGCGAGCGCGGCTCTGGAGGAAATATAG